In Vibrio hippocampi, a single genomic region encodes these proteins:
- a CDS encoding uracil-xanthine permease family protein: MKTIIQGSQMLFVAFGSLVLVPLLTGLDPNVALFGAGVGTLLFQLMTKRSVPIFLASSFAFIAPIMFGVQTWGVGATMGGLMAAGVVYVILGAVIKVKGVAIIHKLLPPVVVGPVIMVIGLGLAPVAVNMALGKTGDGAVQLVNGDAALWISGISLLVTIGVSVFARGFLKLLPIVSGIASGYVTALFFGVVDFTPIYEAAWLALPNFTAPEFNINAILFMLPVAIAPAVEHVGDMLAISNVTGKDYLKKPGLHRTIAGDGVATIAASMMGAPPNTTYSEVTGAVMLTKAFNPVIMTWAAVTAIVLALVGKLGAILQTIPVPVMGGIMILLFGSIATVGLNTLIKNHVDLHKSRNLVIVAITLVFGIGGMAFGIGEFSLQGVSLCGIVAILLNLILPHDLGENRVVDNTQIED, encoded by the coding sequence ATGAAGACGATCATTCAAGGTTCTCAAATGCTGTTTGTCGCATTTGGCTCCTTGGTTCTTGTACCGCTATTGACTGGCCTTGACCCTAACGTTGCACTATTTGGCGCAGGTGTCGGTACCTTGTTATTCCAACTAATGACCAAACGAAGTGTGCCCATCTTTCTCGCTTCCTCTTTTGCCTTTATTGCACCCATTATGTTTGGTGTGCAAACTTGGGGCGTAGGCGCAACTATGGGTGGTCTTATGGCTGCTGGTGTGGTTTATGTCATTCTTGGTGCAGTGATCAAAGTGAAAGGGGTGGCAATCATTCATAAACTGCTACCACCGGTTGTTGTGGGTCCCGTTATCATGGTGATTGGTCTTGGACTTGCGCCAGTCGCAGTAAACATGGCGCTAGGTAAAACCGGTGACGGTGCGGTTCAGTTAGTGAATGGCGATGCGGCACTATGGATTTCTGGCATCTCTCTACTGGTCACGATTGGTGTGAGCGTATTTGCTCGCGGTTTCCTAAAGCTACTGCCAATTGTGAGTGGTATCGCCTCAGGCTATGTGACGGCACTGTTTTTCGGTGTGGTTGATTTTACTCCGATATATGAAGCCGCTTGGCTTGCACTGCCAAACTTCACCGCTCCAGAATTCAATATCAATGCTATTTTGTTCATGTTGCCTGTAGCGATCGCACCCGCGGTTGAACACGTGGGTGATATGTTGGCAATCTCAAATGTAACGGGTAAAGACTATCTGAAGAAACCGGGTCTTCACCGTACTATTGCTGGTGACGGGGTTGCGACTATCGCCGCTTCTATGATGGGCGCGCCACCTAACACAACTTATAGTGAAGTTACCGGTGCAGTTATGCTGACTAAAGCATTCAACCCTGTGATTATGACTTGGGCTGCCGTTACCGCTATCGTACTTGCATTGGTAGGTAAACTGGGCGCGATTCTACAGACCATTCCTGTACCAGTCATGGGCGGCATCATGATTCTGCTATTTGGTTCTATTGCGACCGTCGGTCTAAATACTCTGATTAAGAACCATGTTGACCTGCATAAATCACGCAACCTTGTGATTGTGGCAATTACCCTTGTGTTTGGTATTGGTGGGATGGCATTTGGCATCGGCGAATTCAGTCTACAAGGTGTCAGCCTTTGCGGTATCGTGGCGATTCTCCTCAACCTGATCCTACCGCACGATCTTGGCGAAAATCGCGTTGTTGATAACACGCAAATCGAAGATTAA
- a CDS encoding beta-barrel assembly-enhancing protease, whose amino-acid sequence MLKRTRSLVYLCVAATLGHPVASFAQTELPDIGTAAGATLTIDQELIYGDAYMRMIRASSPIVNDPVMNEYVDSIGHRLVSNANDVKTPFTFFLIRDRDINAFAFFGGYVALHTGLFLHAHTESEIASVMAHEIAHVTQRHLARRMEDEARRSPATLAAMAASLLLAIASPQAGIAALTATTAGSMQASINYTRSNEKEADRFGIATLARAEFDVNDMPRFFSRLADEYRYASTPPAMLLTHPLPEDRITDSRARAQSYPPLRIMPSIDYHLARSRVVVRYAGIKQEAALDWLNRTATRAPVELQDAFEYGKALVYLDNNKLDQADKILTQLMRTAPNNNFYLDAATDLYLAQKKPEKATSMLEKALKVRPHNKVLVINYANALIQQEKYQQALTSLQRYTHDNPNDTNGWHLMSEASIKLGLSDKDLAARAEILALNAQWDKAIQLYSQASQVAELGSFDQARYDARIDQLLIQRDRFMALQ is encoded by the coding sequence ATGTTAAAACGCACTCGCTCATTGGTGTATCTTTGCGTCGCAGCGACCCTTGGGCACCCAGTTGCTTCATTTGCTCAGACCGAACTCCCTGATATTGGAACCGCGGCTGGGGCAACCTTGACCATAGATCAAGAGCTTATCTATGGCGATGCCTATATGCGAATGATACGAGCCAGTTCGCCTATCGTTAACGACCCCGTTATGAATGAGTATGTTGACTCCATTGGTCATCGATTAGTGTCGAATGCCAATGATGTCAAAACGCCGTTCACCTTCTTCTTGATTCGAGACCGCGATATTAATGCGTTTGCCTTTTTTGGTGGCTACGTCGCCTTACATACGGGGCTGTTTTTACATGCTCACACAGAAAGTGAAATTGCCTCCGTTATGGCGCATGAAATTGCTCACGTTACTCAACGCCACCTTGCCAGACGAATGGAAGATGAGGCAAGACGCTCTCCCGCAACGCTTGCCGCTATGGCGGCTTCGTTACTGCTCGCCATCGCCTCACCGCAAGCAGGGATCGCCGCACTCACCGCCACCACCGCTGGCTCCATGCAGGCTTCCATCAACTACACGCGCAGCAACGAAAAAGAAGCTGACCGATTCGGTATCGCCACACTGGCGAGAGCAGAGTTTGACGTTAACGACATGCCACGTTTCTTTAGTCGCCTCGCCGATGAATATCGCTACGCCAGTACGCCTCCCGCCATGTTATTGACTCACCCATTGCCCGAGGATCGTATTACTGACTCTCGCGCCCGAGCGCAAAGCTACCCTCCACTGCGTATTATGCCGTCTATCGATTACCACTTAGCTCGCTCAAGAGTTGTGGTGCGTTATGCCGGTATTAAGCAAGAAGCCGCATTGGATTGGCTAAACCGAACAGCCACGCGTGCACCTGTGGAACTTCAAGATGCGTTTGAATATGGAAAGGCATTGGTTTACTTAGATAACAATAAACTCGACCAAGCCGATAAGATATTAACGCAGTTAATGCGTACGGCGCCTAACAACAACTTTTATCTTGATGCGGCAACGGATCTCTATCTCGCACAGAAAAAACCAGAGAAAGCCACCTCCATGCTCGAAAAGGCACTCAAGGTCAGACCGCATAACAAGGTATTGGTGATCAATTACGCCAATGCGCTTATTCAACAAGAAAAATACCAGCAAGCACTGACAAGCTTGCAACGATATACTCACGATAATCCAAACGATACCAATGGCTGGCACTTAATGTCCGAGGCCAGCATTAAACTTGGATTGAGTGATAAAGATTTAGCGGCTAGAGCGGAAATATTGGCCCTCAATGCTCAGTGGGATAAAGCCATCCAACTCTACTCGCAAGCGAGCCAAGTTGCTGAACTCGGCAGCTTTGATCAAGCCCGCTATGACGCTCGTATTGATCAGTTGCTGATTCAACGAGATCGCTTTATGGCACTACAATAA
- the wrbA gene encoding NAD(P)H:quinone oxidoreductase, whose protein sequence is MSPCRVLVLYYSRHGSTQQLARAIARGVESVEGCQAMLRTVPEIALADKVVAEKEVAEGETRRTSSDDACVTLDELKQCDGLAMGSPVWFGNMAAPLKHFWDQTTTLWVSGDLIDKPACVFTSSSSLHGGQESVQQSLLLPLLHHGMLIMGIPYSEPELHHTHSGGTPYGASHVATAEQGSALTAEEKRLAQALGARLANTALKLRQTTIKGDR, encoded by the coding sequence ATGAGTCCATGCCGAGTATTGGTGCTGTATTACAGTCGCCATGGCAGTACCCAACAACTCGCAAGAGCCATCGCAAGAGGCGTCGAATCTGTCGAGGGTTGCCAAGCGATGCTGCGCACGGTTCCCGAGATAGCGCTTGCGGATAAAGTAGTTGCAGAGAAAGAAGTGGCTGAGGGAGAGACGCGTCGCACGTCGTCCGATGATGCTTGCGTCACGCTGGATGAACTGAAACAGTGTGACGGTTTAGCCATGGGCAGCCCGGTTTGGTTTGGTAATATGGCCGCACCGCTGAAACACTTTTGGGATCAAACCACCACGCTGTGGGTCTCTGGTGACCTAATTGACAAGCCCGCTTGTGTGTTTACCTCTTCCTCATCACTGCATGGGGGACAAGAAAGTGTCCAGCAAAGTTTGTTACTTCCTCTGCTGCATCACGGCATGCTAATTATGGGCATTCCATACAGTGAACCAGAACTGCACCACACTCACTCCGGTGGCACACCTTATGGCGCTTCGCACGTTGCAACCGCAGAACAAGGTTCAGCGCTCACTGCGGAAGAAAAGCGACTGGCGCAAGCACTAGGCGCACGTTTGGCCAATACCGCGCTTAAGCTTCGCCAAACGACGATTAAGGGGGATCGATGA
- a CDS encoding DUF2066 domain-containing protein — translation MRNLTWLLVALTSLPALALTNVDVYSTVVIVEPEAPNSDEVARQQGMTEVLVRASGNQNIASNAVIKKALGQSSRYISQLGYTQKQGQQALRVRFNSDQIQVLLKQAEQSTWPAERKNVMVWLVQDSGYDREILWEHSDSTLIADLKQEAQRRGLPVTLPIGDFDDMTGVQATDLWGGFVNPVASATQRYPVDAVAVIRADSSGLRWTLYDQTPQQLLQSQQQPIQAKVSGEDAMALVIDQISDYFANQHASPVVSGESAGMIAVQFNQMSDASSFFNLERQLTQFSSTAKAEIAEVRGDTVIVRVYLIGSVESFKQEVLKSGMVELESESIVAPLGESNGVSGETSAPALEGQSSDSAATDASLSAGETEVNSDTLPVSENQTASKDVNGLPNESQSSGLVAVPSLIFNVK, via the coding sequence ATGCGTAATTTAACTTGGTTGTTGGTGGCTTTGACTTCACTACCAGCATTGGCACTAACCAACGTAGATGTGTACTCCACGGTTGTGATTGTTGAGCCAGAGGCGCCAAATTCCGATGAAGTGGCACGTCAGCAAGGCATGACAGAAGTATTGGTACGCGCCAGTGGTAATCAAAACATTGCAAGTAACGCGGTGATCAAGAAAGCGTTAGGCCAAAGTTCACGTTATATCAGCCAGCTGGGCTATACCCAAAAGCAAGGTCAGCAAGCGCTGCGCGTCCGGTTTAATAGCGATCAAATTCAGGTGCTGCTAAAACAAGCAGAGCAATCTACTTGGCCGGCAGAGCGTAAAAACGTCATGGTATGGCTGGTGCAAGATTCCGGTTATGATCGCGAGATTTTATGGGAACACAGTGATTCGACTTTGATTGCAGACCTCAAACAAGAGGCGCAGCGTCGGGGCTTGCCAGTAACTTTGCCGATTGGTGACTTTGATGACATGACCGGCGTGCAGGCGACGGATTTATGGGGTGGATTTGTCAATCCAGTGGCAAGCGCAACGCAAAGATACCCAGTGGATGCGGTGGCGGTAATAAGAGCCGATAGCTCGGGTTTGCGTTGGACGCTGTATGATCAAACGCCGCAGCAGTTGCTTCAATCTCAGCAGCAACCGATACAAGCTAAAGTTTCAGGTGAAGACGCAATGGCACTGGTTATCGATCAGATAAGTGACTATTTCGCCAACCAACATGCGAGTCCAGTGGTATCAGGCGAAAGTGCTGGGATGATTGCGGTTCAGTTTAATCAAATGAGTGACGCTTCTTCATTCTTTAATCTCGAAAGACAACTGACACAATTTTCCTCTACAGCAAAAGCAGAAATCGCCGAGGTGCGTGGTGATACAGTTATTGTGCGTGTCTATTTGATTGGTTCAGTCGAGTCTTTTAAGCAGGAAGTGCTTAAATCGGGCATGGTGGAATTGGAAAGTGAGTCCATTGTTGCGCCTTTAGGGGAGAGTAATGGAGTTTCCGGTGAAACTTCCGCTCCCGCCCTTGAAGGTCAGAGTTCGGACTCTGCCGCGACTGACGCTTCGCTCTCTGCTGGTGAGACAGAAGTAAACAGTGACACGTTACCTGTGTCAGAAAACCAAACCGCATCAAAAGACGTAAACGGCTTACCAAACGAATCGCAGAGTTCAGGATTGGTTGCGGTACCGAGCTTGATATTTAACGTTAAATAA
- the purM gene encoding phosphoribosylformylglycinamidine cyclo-ligase — MSGNNTSLSYKDAGVDIDAGNALVDRIKGAVKRTRRPEVMGGIGGFGALCELPTKYKQPVLVSGTDGVGTKLRLALDMNKHDTIGIDLVAMCVNDLIVQGGEPLFFLDYYATGKLDVDTAADVVTGIAEGCVQAGCSLIGGETAEMPGMYEGEDYDVAGFCVGVVEKENIIDGTKVAAGDALIAVGSSGPHSNGYSLIRKILEVSGADKNEVLGERTIGEHLLEPTKIYIKSALKMIEQHDIHAISHITGGGFWENIPRVLPEGTKAVIDGNSWEWPAIFNWLQEKGNVDTFEMYRTFNCGVGLIVALPKDQAQAAVDLLNAEGENAWIIGDIATAEAGEEQVEIN; from the coding sequence GTGAGCGGAAATAACACTTCCCTAAGCTATAAAGACGCTGGTGTAGACATTGATGCAGGCAACGCATTAGTAGACCGTATTAAAGGCGCGGTTAAGCGCACTCGTCGCCCTGAAGTGATGGGAGGCATCGGTGGTTTTGGTGCTTTATGTGAGCTGCCAACTAAATACAAGCAACCTGTTCTCGTATCTGGCACTGACGGTGTTGGAACGAAGCTGCGTCTTGCTCTTGATATGAACAAACACGACACCATTGGTATCGATCTAGTGGCAATGTGTGTTAATGACCTGATTGTTCAAGGTGGCGAGCCGCTATTTTTCCTAGACTACTATGCAACAGGAAAACTAGACGTAGATACTGCGGCTGACGTAGTCACAGGTATCGCAGAAGGCTGTGTACAGGCAGGTTGTTCGCTCATCGGTGGCGAAACCGCTGAAATGCCAGGTATGTACGAAGGCGAAGATTACGACGTAGCCGGTTTCTGTGTTGGCGTTGTGGAAAAAGAAAATATCATCGACGGCACCAAAGTCGCCGCGGGTGATGCACTTATCGCGGTTGGTTCAAGCGGCCCTCACTCAAACGGTTACTCACTTATCCGTAAGATCCTAGAAGTATCGGGCGCAGATAAGAACGAAGTTTTGGGTGAGCGTACCATTGGTGAACACCTATTAGAACCAACCAAAATTTACATTAAGTCAGCACTTAAAATGATCGAGCAGCATGATATCCACGCTATCTCGCACATCACTGGTGGCGGTTTCTGGGAAAACATCCCTCGTGTACTTCCAGAAGGTACTAAAGCCGTTATTGATGGCAACAGCTGGGAATGGCCAGCGATCTTTAATTGGCTGCAAGAGAAAGGCAACGTAGACACATTCGAAATGTATCGCACCTTTAACTGTGGTGTTGGTCTTATCGTTGCCCTGCCAAAAGATCAGGCACAAGCCGCCGTCGACCTGCTCAACGCAGAAGGTGAAAATGCTTGGATCATTGGTGACATTGCAACTGCCGAAGCTGGCGAAGAGCAAGTAGAGATCAATTAA
- a CDS encoding glycoside hydrolase family 88 protein, giving the protein MQVSFPNKIVVALGACLTMSHSLPLMAATGTESVSQQNVMELIQSKAHYLAIEALDNDNETFTAYTDVDGEWEQEPDRNWCSGFVPGIFWYLNAMTADQSWQKKAEFWTEGVRSRAYATDNDTGFQVFDSFGLGYTIGGVTSDDYKQVLKDGANTLVTERYNKDIGAFRSWNQRIDNPTTLPFEVNIDQLMNMELVLWVGANADKPEYTQMAVSHADKTWQHGVRDNGSTYHVVSYNLDGSVDSKRTHQGWQTDSTWSRGQAWSVYAYAMYYRFTGLERMLERSIKSYDYFLSATQQQTNDLVPYSDFDAPIDVRNPKDTSATAVVASGLLELYHITKDEKYLNDAEAMLISLAKPEYLARETEYQAILKKGSEKWGEPEVGTIFGDYFFIEALYRWKQWSPRELPGYFGLN; this is encoded by the coding sequence ATGCAGGTGTCATTTCCTAATAAAATTGTCGTTGCGTTGGGTGCTTGTTTGACGATGAGTCACAGCTTGCCGTTAATGGCGGCGACTGGAACTGAGAGTGTTAGTCAGCAGAATGTGATGGAACTGATCCAGTCAAAAGCCCATTATCTCGCCATTGAAGCACTCGATAATGACAATGAAACATTTACGGCTTACACCGATGTTGATGGTGAATGGGAGCAAGAGCCGGACCGAAACTGGTGCAGCGGCTTTGTACCGGGCATTTTCTGGTATCTCAATGCGATGACTGCGGATCAATCTTGGCAGAAAAAGGCGGAGTTCTGGACGGAAGGCGTGAGATCTCGCGCGTATGCCACCGACAATGATACCGGCTTCCAAGTTTTCGACAGTTTTGGTCTAGGCTACACCATTGGCGGCGTGACCAGTGACGACTATAAACAAGTCTTGAAAGATGGGGCAAATACGTTGGTCACGGAGCGCTACAATAAAGACATCGGCGCGTTCCGCTCATGGAATCAACGCATCGATAACCCAACGACCTTGCCTTTCGAAGTCAATATCGATCAGCTAATGAACATGGAGTTGGTCCTATGGGTGGGGGCAAATGCAGATAAGCCCGAATACACACAAATGGCGGTTTCTCATGCAGATAAAACTTGGCAACATGGTGTTCGAGACAATGGCAGTACCTACCATGTCGTGAGTTATAACCTTGACGGAAGCGTTGATAGTAAACGCACACACCAAGGGTGGCAGACGGATTCAACGTGGTCGCGAGGTCAAGCATGGTCAGTCTATGCTTATGCCATGTATTACCGTTTCACCGGGCTTGAAAGAATGTTGGAACGTTCGATAAAGTCTTACGACTATTTTCTTTCGGCGACACAGCAACAAACCAACGATCTCGTCCCATACTCGGATTTTGATGCGCCGATTGATGTGAGAAACCCTAAAGATACCTCAGCGACCGCCGTGGTCGCGTCTGGTTTGCTAGAGCTTTATCATATAACTAAAGATGAGAAGTATCTGAACGATGCCGAGGCGATGTTGATCTCATTGGCAAAACCAGAATATCTAGCGAGAGAAACTGAGTACCAAGCCATCTTGAAAAAAGGCTCAGAAAAATGGGGTGAACCAGAGGTTGGCACCATCTTTGGCGATTACTTCTTTATTGAGGCGCTGTACCGCTGGAAGCAGTGGTCGCCGCGTGAGTTACCAGGCTATTTTGGTCTGAACTAA
- a CDS encoding sulfurtransferase TusA family protein codes for MQVKQLDLKDERCPMSLLLVKRAYKALGVGEAMSIVLVEPQSVTDVSSYLGMQTAKVDKQTRSDVTTISVLKQGV; via the coding sequence ATGCAGGTTAAACAACTCGATCTTAAGGATGAGCGCTGTCCAATGTCTCTGCTTTTGGTAAAGAGAGCTTACAAAGCATTGGGAGTCGGTGAGGCAATGTCGATAGTATTAGTCGAACCACAATCGGTCACTGATGTGTCTTCATATTTAGGTATGCAAACGGCAAAGGTTGACAAACAAACTCGGTCAGATGTGACCACAATCAGTGTATTAAAACAGGGTGTTTAA
- the purN gene encoding phosphoribosylglycinamide formyltransferase — translation MKNIVVLVSGNGTNLQAIIDACESTIENAKVSAVFSNKESAFALERAKKVGAEAAFLDPKLSETREAFDEALMRRIDAHEPDLVVLAGYMRILSGDFVRHYMGRMLNIHPSLLPKYPGLHTHQRAIDNCDEHHGTTIHFVTEKLDGGPIVLQAKVPVFDDDTVETLEQRIQTQEHQIYPLVVKWFVEERLTMVDGKACLDGNELGPQGHASN, via the coding sequence ATGAAGAATATCGTTGTTCTAGTCTCGGGAAACGGAACCAATTTACAGGCCATTATTGATGCTTGTGAATCGACAATAGAAAACGCAAAGGTAAGCGCTGTATTCTCAAATAAAGAGTCAGCGTTTGCACTGGAACGTGCCAAAAAGGTGGGCGCTGAAGCCGCTTTCCTTGACCCTAAGCTTAGTGAGACCAGAGAAGCCTTTGATGAAGCATTAATGCGCCGCATTGATGCTCATGAACCTGACTTGGTGGTACTAGCGGGTTATATGCGTATTTTAAGTGGCGACTTTGTGCGTCACTACATGGGGCGTATGCTTAACATTCACCCATCGCTATTACCCAAGTATCCGGGGCTTCATACTCACCAGCGTGCAATCGACAACTGCGATGAACATCATGGAACCACCATCCATTTTGTGACCGAAAAGCTCGATGGCGGTCCTATTGTGTTGCAAGCTAAGGTGCCAGTATTTGATGATGACACCGTGGAAACACTAGAACAGCGTATTCAAACTCAAGAACACCAGATTTACCCACTCGTGGTGAAATGGTTTGTTGAGGAGCGATTGACTATGGTCGATGGCAAAGCTTGTCTTGATGGTAATGAACTTGGTCCACAAGGTCATGCTAGCAACTGA
- the upp gene encoding uracil phosphoribosyltransferase, with product MKVVEVKHPLVKHKLGLMREGDISTKRFRELATEVGSLLTYEATADFETEKVTINGWNGPVEVDQIKGKKVTVVPILRAGLGMMDGVLEHVPSARISVVGIYRDEETLEPVPYFNKLASNIDERIALVVDPMLATGGSMIATIDLLKEKGCKQIKVLVLVAAPEGIEALEKAHPDVEMYTAAIDECLNDKGYIVPGLGDAGDKIFGTQ from the coding sequence ATGAAAGTTGTTGAAGTAAAACATCCCCTCGTTAAGCACAAACTTGGCTTAATGCGCGAAGGAGACATCAGCACCAAACGTTTTCGTGAATTAGCGACAGAAGTAGGTAGCCTCTTAACCTACGAAGCAACCGCTGACTTTGAAACTGAAAAAGTCACCATTAATGGCTGGAATGGTCCCGTTGAAGTGGATCAGATCAAAGGTAAAAAAGTAACGGTGGTTCCTATCTTGCGTGCTGGTCTTGGCATGATGGATGGTGTACTTGAGCATGTGCCAAGTGCGCGTATCAGTGTCGTGGGTATCTACCGTGACGAAGAAACGCTAGAGCCTGTTCCATACTTTAACAAGCTTGCGTCGAACATTGATGAGCGTATCGCACTGGTTGTGGACCCAATGTTAGCCACTGGCGGCTCAATGATCGCCACTATCGATCTATTGAAAGAAAAAGGCTGTAAGCAGATCAAAGTATTAGTGCTAGTGGCGGCTCCAGAAGGGATTGAAGCGTTAGAGAAAGCGCACCCAGACGTAGAGATGTACACAGCGGCTATCGATGAATGCCTCAATGACAAAGGCTATATCGTTCCTGGTCTTGGTGATGCGGGCGATAAGATCTTCGGTACTCAATAA
- a CDS encoding DUF2069 domain-containing protein: MILNNVKYLRHLALWSHVALLAWVIIWHGYLSPHPHVNAVGMTIAWALPLLLPLPGMLKAKPYTHAWANFILMLYFLHGFTLLWVNEGERGLAAVELLLTTMSFVCNILYARTKGKELGLKLPRLSKVEKQEKATFEE; this comes from the coding sequence ATGATCCTAAATAACGTCAAATATCTTCGACACCTCGCCCTATGGAGTCATGTCGCCCTGCTGGCTTGGGTCATCATCTGGCACGGTTATCTCTCGCCGCATCCACATGTCAATGCAGTGGGAATGACTATCGCTTGGGCACTGCCTCTGCTGTTACCACTACCGGGCATGCTGAAAGCAAAACCCTATACTCATGCCTGGGCCAACTTTATCTTGATGCTCTACTTTCTGCATGGCTTTACCCTGCTTTGGGTCAACGAAGGAGAAAGAGGACTAGCAGCGGTGGAATTACTGCTGACGACGATGTCTTTTGTCTGCAATATTCTCTATGCACGAACCAAAGGTAAAGAGCTAGGCTTAAAGTTGCCAAGGCTATCTAAGGTCGAAAAGCAAGAAAAAGCCACATTTGAAGAGTAA
- a CDS encoding AI-2E family transporter yields MLDMARRWYKRRFSDPDAVSLVLILLFGFITIYFFGHLIAPLLVAIVLAYLLEWPVTKLSNLGLPRTLGVVTVILLFTGLMLMAIFGLVPTIWKQVGNLINDIPNMYAVSQEFVKDIPRKYPDIADIHLVESVMDNMKNKVLVLGENVVKGSLASLVSLAAIAVYLILVPLLVFFLLKDKEEMVGMARGLLPRNRKLANKVWLEMNQQISNYIRGKVLEILIVGGVSYVTFAILDLRYAVLLAVLVGFSVLIPYIGAAAVTVPVAMVGLFQWGLAPQFYWLLIAYGIIQALDGNVLVPILFSEAVNLHPVAIIVSVLVFGGLWGFWGVFFAIPLATLVKAVWHALPSQDESLAPS; encoded by the coding sequence ATGTTAGATATGGCTCGTCGTTGGTACAAACGACGTTTTTCCGATCCAGATGCAGTCAGCCTTGTGCTTATTCTACTGTTCGGATTTATTACGATTTACTTTTTTGGTCACCTTATCGCACCGCTTTTGGTGGCGATTGTGTTGGCTTATTTGCTTGAGTGGCCGGTGACTAAACTCAGCAATTTGGGACTGCCAAGAACCTTAGGTGTGGTGACGGTGATTTTGCTGTTTACCGGTTTAATGCTGATGGCCATTTTTGGTTTGGTGCCTACGATCTGGAAACAGGTCGGCAACCTGATTAATGATATTCCCAACATGTATGCCGTATCGCAGGAGTTTGTCAAAGATATTCCACGTAAGTATCCCGATATCGCCGATATCCATTTGGTTGAGTCCGTCATGGACAATATGAAAAATAAGGTATTGGTGCTGGGTGAAAATGTCGTCAAAGGTTCGTTAGCGTCTTTGGTGAGTTTGGCTGCCATAGCGGTCTACCTGATTTTAGTGCCTTTATTGGTATTTTTCTTGTTGAAAGACAAAGAAGAAATGGTCGGTATGGCGAGAGGTCTACTGCCAAGGAATCGTAAACTGGCAAACAAAGTCTGGTTGGAGATGAACCAGCAGATTTCCAATTATATCCGCGGCAAGGTGCTGGAGATCTTAATCGTCGGCGGGGTGAGTTATGTAACCTTCGCTATTTTAGATCTTCGCTACGCCGTCTTACTTGCCGTTCTGGTTGGTTTTTCGGTTCTGATCCCTTATATCGGAGCGGCCGCGGTGACCGTGCCTGTCGCCATGGTCGGTTTATTCCAATGGGGTTTGGCTCCACAGTTTTACTGGCTGCTGATTGCTTACGGCATTATTCAGGCTTTGGATGGGAATGTGCTGGTGCCGATTTTATTCTCCGAGGCGGTGAATTTGCATCCAGTGGCGATCATCGTCTCTGTATTGGTATTTGGCGGTTTGTGGGGATTTTGGGGTGTGTTTTTTGCCATCCCACTCGCAACATTAGTTAAGGCGGTTTGGCATGCTCTGCCGAGTCAGGATGAGTCTCTAGCGCCAAGCTAG
- the arsC gene encoding arsenate reductase (glutaredoxin) (This arsenate reductase requires both glutathione and glutaredoxin to convert arsenate to arsenite, after which the efflux transporter formed by ArsA and ArsB can extrude the arsenite from the cell, providing resistance.): protein MSVTIYHNPRCSKSRETLALVEDKGFSPEIVKYLDTPPTVEQLQTLFQQLELTAVRDMMRTKEALYKELQLAQASDEALFAAMAANPKLIERPIVVHQGKAKLGRPPEQVLEILV, encoded by the coding sequence ATGTCGGTCACTATTTACCATAACCCGCGCTGCTCAAAAAGTCGTGAAACCTTAGCACTTGTTGAAGATAAAGGTTTCTCTCCAGAGATCGTTAAATATCTCGATACACCGCCAACGGTTGAACAACTGCAAACCTTGTTTCAACAGCTTGAGCTGACGGCGGTTCGTGACATGATGCGTACCAAAGAAGCCCTCTATAAAGAACTGCAACTGGCGCAAGCCTCTGATGAAGCGCTATTTGCCGCCATGGCCGCCAATCCTAAATTAATTGAGCGTCCAATCGTGGTTCATCAAGGTAAAGCCAAGCTAGGTCGCCCTCCTGAGCAAGTGCTTGAGATTTTGGTATGA